One region of Paenibacillus polymyxa M1 genomic DNA includes:
- the trxB gene encoding thioredoxin-disulfide reductase, whose protein sequence is MYKSIIIGTGPAGYTAAIYLARANMNPLIIEGMQPGGQLTTTTEIENFPGFEQGILGPELMDNMRKQAERFGAEFTSGWVEEVDFSKRPFKVKVEGKGIIEAESVIIATGASAKYLGIPGEQDNVGRGVSTCATCDGFFFRGKKIIVVGGGDSAMEEASFLTRFASSVTLVHRRDELRASKIMQDRARENEKVHWALNRTPLEVVTGETGLKGLKVHNNETNQDELIEADGVFVAIGHTPNTGFLNGQIHTDEHGYIEVKPGTTETNIPGVFACGDVQDNRYRQAITAAGTGCMAAMDCEKYLEGSAVHDWSETLDQ, encoded by the coding sequence ATGTATAAATCCATAATTATTGGTACAGGTCCTGCAGGCTACACAGCCGCTATTTATTTGGCACGCGCCAACATGAATCCGCTGATCATTGAAGGAATGCAGCCCGGTGGGCAGCTTACCACAACGACTGAAATTGAAAATTTCCCGGGTTTTGAGCAAGGTATCCTCGGACCTGAGCTGATGGATAACATGCGCAAGCAGGCCGAACGTTTTGGCGCTGAGTTTACTTCCGGTTGGGTAGAGGAAGTCGATTTCAGCAAGCGCCCTTTTAAAGTGAAGGTAGAGGGTAAAGGTATCATTGAGGCGGAGTCGGTTATTATTGCTACAGGTGCGTCCGCCAAATACCTCGGCATTCCAGGTGAGCAGGACAATGTAGGTCGCGGAGTTAGCACATGCGCAACTTGCGACGGCTTCTTTTTCCGTGGGAAAAAGATTATCGTGGTCGGCGGTGGCGATTCAGCCATGGAGGAAGCGAGCTTCTTGACCCGTTTTGCTTCCAGTGTAACCTTGGTCCATCGTCGTGACGAATTGCGGGCATCTAAAATTATGCAAGACCGCGCACGCGAAAATGAAAAAGTACATTGGGCATTAAACCGGACTCCTCTGGAAGTTGTGACGGGAGAAACTGGCTTAAAGGGCCTGAAAGTACACAATAATGAGACCAACCAGGATGAGCTAATAGAGGCAGATGGCGTGTTCGTGGCGATTGGGCATACACCGAATACAGGCTTTCTGAACGGACAGATCCATACCGATGAACACGGCTATATCGAAGTGAAGCCAGGCACGACGGAAACGAATATCCCGGGTGTTTTTGCCTGTGGGGACGTTCAGGATAACCGTTATCGACAAGCCATTACGGCTGCGGGAACGGGCTGTATGGCGGCTATGGATTGCGAGAAGTATCTTGAAGGCAGCGCTGTCCACGACTGGAGCGAAACACTGGATCAATAA